One window of Marinomonas primoryensis genomic DNA carries:
- a CDS encoding MlaA family lipoprotein yields MLNVIGSLFLSLLLLSQAAVAATEEDPWEGFNRSMFTFNDAIDGAVLKPIAKGYKAVTPNPVQKGVSNFFSNLGEIGNITNNLLQGKWDETASSTFRFLINSTAGWFGIFDVASELGLKHYKEDFGQTLGYWGVSSGPYLVLPFFGPSTVRDGSGLAVEYTYIDETEALNLSRDDKLGLMALDVVDTRARLLSAESLIVGDRYSFIRDVYLQSRAYDVYDGNPPRKEQSHEGSVDGSWGEDSNDDSWGDDSWGDDEAFSNNDQPEETSWSE; encoded by the coding sequence ATGCTAAATGTGATTGGTTCTTTGTTTTTGAGTTTACTGCTACTTTCGCAAGCGGCGGTGGCAGCAACCGAAGAGGACCCATGGGAGGGTTTCAATCGCTCTATGTTTACCTTTAATGATGCCATTGATGGGGCCGTTTTAAAGCCCATTGCGAAAGGATATAAAGCGGTAACGCCTAATCCCGTGCAAAAAGGGGTAAGCAATTTTTTCTCTAACCTTGGCGAAATTGGAAACATCACTAATAATCTATTACAAGGAAAATGGGATGAGACGGCCTCTTCCACTTTTCGTTTTTTGATTAATAGTACCGCAGGCTGGTTTGGTATTTTTGATGTCGCAAGCGAGCTGGGGCTAAAACATTATAAAGAGGATTTCGGCCAAACGTTAGGATACTGGGGAGTCTCATCTGGTCCTTATCTAGTATTGCCATTTTTTGGTCCTTCAACCGTCCGTGATGGTTCGGGCTTAGCGGTTGAATACACGTATATTGACGAAACAGAAGCTCTTAATTTGAGCCGTGATGATAAATTGGGATTGATGGCTCTGGATGTTGTCGATACTCGTGCTCGTTTGCTTAGCGCTGAATCTTTGATTGTAGGAGACCGGTACAGCTTTATCCGAGACGTGTATTTACAGAGTCGAGCGTATGATGTTTATGACGGTAACCCCCCACGAAAAGAGCAATCACATGAAGGCTCGGTTGATGGTAGTTGGGGCGAGGATAGCAATGACGATTCCTGGGGCGATGACTCTTGGGGTGACGATGAAGCGTTTTCTAATAATGACCAGCCTGAAGAGACGAGCTGGTCTGAATAA
- a CDS encoding GGDEF domain-containing protein, giving the protein MNKKLPVSHWFNDDLFSETLLKVFLLVIGVSCLILVSLNILAEHYTVAFIETFLLILTISVWFLPRRWQYYQWVVFFYVSFIFLGILATVAFSPLFSGRQVWVLIFPMSSYLMLGRRIAVWLNGGCLALVAIILYLRFYEPHGIQLVSVVINLVFAYLFLWGLTHGAEKIYKKMLATLTVVASTDPLTGLANRRNMIAKYEQQFKAAKKDGDGLAFVLIDLDHFKRVNDNYGHDIGDAVLVDFAERLRAHEGDSEQLFRLGGEEFCVLMSASKSKAWAVSFCQYIHDTPFRFNGHDICYTASIGVSSSNEDGGDFKHLYSIADQRLYKAKNSGRNCVVLEV; this is encoded by the coding sequence ATGAATAAGAAGCTTCCAGTATCTCATTGGTTTAACGATGACCTTTTCAGTGAAACCTTATTAAAGGTTTTTTTACTGGTGATTGGCGTTTCCTGTCTTATTCTTGTTTCTCTCAATATCCTTGCGGAACATTATACTGTTGCATTTATTGAAACCTTTCTTCTTATTTTAACAATCAGTGTGTGGTTTCTTCCCAGGCGATGGCAATATTACCAATGGGTCGTTTTCTTTTATGTGTCCTTCATATTTTTAGGCATTTTGGCCACGGTTGCATTTTCGCCTTTGTTCTCAGGAAGACAGGTGTGGGTGTTAATTTTTCCTATGAGTTCCTACTTAATGTTGGGGCGTCGTATTGCGGTGTGGTTGAACGGTGGTTGCCTCGCGTTAGTGGCGATAATTTTATATTTACGCTTCTATGAACCACATGGTATTCAACTCGTTAGTGTTGTGATCAATTTAGTCTTTGCCTATCTTTTTCTCTGGGGGCTTACTCATGGCGCAGAAAAAATATATAAAAAAATGTTGGCTACCTTAACGGTAGTGGCTTCAACAGACCCTTTAACGGGCCTTGCTAACCGCCGGAATATGATCGCTAAATATGAGCAACAGTTTAAAGCGGCAAAAAAAGATGGCGATGGGCTGGCGTTTGTTTTAATCGACTTGGATCATTTTAAAAGAGTGAATGACAACTATGGTCACGACATTGGCGACGCTGTCTTGGTTGATTTTGCTGAAAGGTTGAGAGCTCATGAGGGAGACAGCGAACAACTGTTTCGTTTAGGTGGCGAAGAGTTTTGTGTGCTGATGTCAGCGTCGAAAAGCAAGGCATGGGCAGTGTCGTTTTGTCAGTATATTCACGACACGCCTTTTCGCTTTAATGGCCATGATATTTGTTATACGGCTAGTATTGGTGTTTCAAGCAGTAACGAAGACGGTGGTGATTTTAAGCATTTATATTCGATTGCTGACCAACGTTTATATAAAGCCAAAAACAGCGGACGAAATTGCGTTGTTCTAGAAGTGTAA
- a CDS encoding PQQ-dependent sugar dehydrogenase: protein MKNWILFLASLVALGANASDVDIGNDSLNIDQITQFNGTPWGIAVLNDQEAIITIKQGDAYRVNLVTGEKQALTGLPTVDNAGQGGLLDVAKSPVFTEQGWLYFTYSKPSNEGSRTTLARAKLVNNTLTEWHDLLVSDSATTETKHYGGRIAFDDQDHVFFSVGDRGVRENAQELTNHAGSIIRLSLDGQVPADNPFVTHANIRNEIWSYGHRNPQGLFYDTNSHTLWSNEHGPRGGDEINLIRPGANYGWPIVSYGKEYWGPIDVGEGTEKEGIDNPAKVFIPSIAPSSLLRYQGILFSNWNGDFLSTALALRHLNKVKIEANGEVTETRYLQNLDERLRSIAQDSKGALYIGTDSGKLLRITLTTATTLKN, encoded by the coding sequence ATGAAAAATTGGATTCTATTTTTAGCTAGTCTTGTGGCGCTTGGTGCAAACGCCTCAGATGTCGACATTGGCAATGATTCCTTAAACATCGATCAAATTACACAGTTTAATGGTACTCCATGGGGTATCGCCGTGCTTAATGATCAAGAAGCCATCATCACTATAAAACAAGGTGATGCCTACCGAGTCAATTTAGTCACAGGTGAAAAACAAGCGCTGACCGGACTCCCTACTGTCGATAACGCCGGCCAAGGCGGTTTACTGGATGTGGCTAAGTCGCCCGTATTCACCGAACAAGGATGGTTGTATTTCACCTATTCAAAGCCGTCGAATGAAGGATCACGCACCACGCTCGCACGGGCTAAGTTGGTTAATAACACCCTTACCGAATGGCACGACTTACTCGTCTCAGACTCTGCCACGACGGAAACAAAACACTATGGCGGACGCATAGCCTTTGACGATCAAGACCATGTGTTTTTCTCGGTCGGTGATCGAGGCGTCAGAGAAAACGCGCAAGAACTGACCAATCACGCTGGCAGCATTATTCGCTTAAGCTTGGATGGTCAAGTGCCAGCGGACAACCCTTTTGTAACGCACGCCAACATCAGAAATGAAATTTGGAGTTACGGACATCGTAATCCTCAAGGTTTATTTTATGACACAAACAGCCATACTTTATGGTCAAACGAACATGGACCAAGAGGCGGTGATGAAATTAATCTGATTCGTCCAGGTGCTAACTATGGTTGGCCAATTGTGTCTTACGGCAAGGAATATTGGGGACCTATCGATGTGGGCGAAGGCACAGAAAAAGAAGGTATAGACAATCCTGCTAAAGTGTTTATTCCGTCGATTGCGCCCAGTAGCTTATTACGCTATCAAGGTATTTTGTTTTCCAACTGGAACGGTGACTTTCTATCGACGGCACTCGCATTAAGGCATTTAAATAAGGTGAAAATTGAGGCTAACGGTGAAGTAACAGAAACACGTTACCTTCAAAACTTAGATGAACGACTGCGCTCTATTGCTCAAGATTCAAAAGGGGCACTCTATATTGGTACGGACTCTGGAAAGCTTTTAAGAATCACGCTGACCACGGCCACCACCCTTAAAAATTAA
- a CDS encoding sugar O-acetyltransferase produces the protein MTEFEKMIRGDTFNGIDTDLRLRRETARLACAKFNAHPSKGNLRHITRLFAEFGSVVIEPGFQCDYGSQIHLGKNVFINFHCVFLDSAPIHIGDDVLIGPGVHLYTVDHPRDAKLRASGECFTRPITIGNNVWIGGGAKILPGINIGNNAIIAANAVVTRHVEENERYFG, from the coding sequence ATGACTGAATTTGAAAAAATGATCCGTGGTGATACTTTTAATGGGATTGATACAGACCTTCGCCTGCGCAGAGAAACCGCTCGTCTAGCGTGCGCCAAATTCAATGCGCACCCAAGTAAAGGCAATTTGCGCCATATTACTCGTTTGTTTGCTGAGTTTGGCAGCGTTGTCATCGAACCCGGTTTTCAGTGTGATTACGGCTCTCAAATTCACCTTGGTAAAAACGTGTTTATTAACTTCCATTGCGTCTTTCTAGACAGTGCACCTATTCATATTGGCGATGATGTCTTGATTGGCCCAGGCGTGCATCTTTATACGGTCGATCACCCAAGAGACGCGAAATTACGTGCTTCGGGTGAATGCTTCACACGACCTATCACGATTGGCAATAATGTGTGGATTGGTGGCGGCGCCAAAATCTTACCCGGCATCAACATTGGCAATAACGCCATTATTGCCGCAAATGCCGTCGTTACTCGCCACGTAGAAGAAAATGAGCGCTATTTCGGATAA
- the tal gene encoding transaldolase yields the protein MSNKLSQLKEFTTIVADTGDITAIKDFLPEDATTNPSLMLKAAQIPEYAPFLDQAVAWAKTQSNDKDQQILDAGDMLAVIVGTEILKYVPGRISTEVDARLSFNKEATLAKARKLIALYEDAGVSRERVLIKAASTWEGIKAAEELEKEGINCNLTLLFSFAQAKACAEAGVYLISPFVGRILDWYKKSTGQDYTAETDPGVVSVTEIYNYYKEHGYKTVVMGASFRNIGEIEQLAGCDRLTISPNLLEELKKDEGKLERKLIPTTNVKPAPAAVTEATFRWAMNEDAMATEKLSEGIRNFAADQRKLEVTLASML from the coding sequence ATGAGCAATAAGTTATCTCAACTAAAAGAGTTCACGACCATTGTGGCTGACACCGGCGATATCACGGCAATCAAAGACTTTTTACCTGAAGATGCAACCACTAACCCATCTTTGATGCTTAAAGCCGCGCAAATTCCAGAATACGCTCCTTTCCTTGACCAAGCGGTTGCTTGGGCAAAAACTCAAAGCAACGATAAAGATCAGCAAATTTTAGACGCTGGCGACATGCTTGCGGTGATCGTTGGTACTGAAATCCTGAAATATGTTCCAGGTCGGATATCTACTGAAGTAGATGCCCGTTTGTCTTTTAATAAAGAAGCGACGTTAGCAAAAGCACGTAAATTGATCGCTCTGTATGAAGACGCTGGTGTTTCTCGTGAACGCGTTCTAATCAAAGCCGCGTCTACTTGGGAAGGCATCAAGGCCGCTGAAGAACTAGAAAAAGAAGGCATCAACTGTAACCTGACCTTGCTTTTCTCTTTTGCTCAAGCCAAAGCTTGCGCTGAAGCCGGTGTTTACCTGATTTCACCTTTTGTTGGTCGTATTCTTGATTGGTACAAAAAGTCGACTGGCCAAGATTACACCGCAGAAACCGATCCAGGTGTGGTGTCTGTTACTGAGATCTACAACTACTATAAAGAACATGGTTACAAAACCGTTGTGATGGGCGCAAGCTTCCGTAATATCGGTGAAATCGAACAACTTGCTGGCTGTGATCGTTTGACTATTAGCCCGAACCTGCTTGAAGAATTGAAAAAAGACGAAGGCAAGCTTGAGCGTAAGTTGATTCCAACCACTAATGTGAAACCAGCGCCTGCTGCGGTTACAGAAGCAACTTTCCGTTGGGCTATGAACGAAGACGCAATGGCGACAGAGAAATTGTCTGAAGGTATTCGTAACTTTGCTGCCGATCAGCGTAAGTTAGAAGTCACTTTGGCCTCTATGCTGTAA
- the dusA gene encoding tRNA dihydrouridine(20/20a) synthase DusA: MLIEKTSKIEPKPLNSRDTVDRRFSIAPMMDWTTSDYRVFARTLSKNTLLYTEMVTTGALLQGNHPERFLRYDECEHPIALQLGGSDAVALGKCAKMAEQAGFDEVNLNVGCPSDRVQNSLIGACLMAHPDKVKDAMRAMQDACSIPVTIKHRIGLDEQEEYSVVRDFVGDIATTGITTFIVHARNAILQGLSPKENREVPPLKYHYVHQLKKDFPDLEIILNGGIKTLEECQEQLAHVDGVMVGREAYHNPWILSQVDEQLFGGQALVHDRYEALDAFVPYVERKLEEGERLLHLTRHILGIFQGEAGGKQFRRYLSENGHKADAKINVLLEAIELVKHHQQKG; the protein is encoded by the coding sequence ATGCTAATAGAAAAAACATCAAAAATAGAGCCAAAGCCTTTAAATTCAAGGGATACAGTAGATAGGCGCTTTAGCATTGCACCCATGATGGATTGGACGACTTCAGATTACCGAGTCTTTGCTAGAACGCTTAGCAAAAACACGCTGCTTTATACCGAGATGGTGACCACAGGCGCTTTGTTGCAAGGTAATCATCCTGAAAGATTCTTACGATACGATGAGTGCGAGCACCCTATTGCGTTACAGCTTGGTGGATCAGACGCCGTTGCGTTAGGAAAATGCGCGAAAATGGCTGAACAGGCAGGCTTCGATGAAGTAAATCTAAACGTTGGTTGCCCAAGCGATCGAGTTCAAAACAGTTTGATCGGCGCCTGTTTGATGGCTCACCCTGACAAAGTGAAAGACGCTATGCGTGCGATGCAAGATGCGTGCAGTATTCCGGTGACAATCAAACACCGTATTGGTTTGGATGAGCAAGAAGAATACAGCGTGGTGCGCGATTTTGTTGGTGACATAGCCACTACTGGCATCACGACCTTTATTGTTCACGCGCGTAATGCCATTCTGCAAGGCTTGAGCCCGAAAGAGAACCGTGAAGTACCACCATTGAAATATCATTATGTGCATCAGTTGAAGAAAGATTTCCCAGACCTTGAAATCATCTTAAACGGTGGCATAAAAACCTTAGAAGAATGCCAAGAACAATTAGCACACGTCGATGGCGTTATGGTTGGACGTGAGGCTTATCATAATCCTTGGATACTAAGCCAAGTTGATGAGCAGTTGTTTGGCGGTCAAGCGCTTGTTCATGATCGCTATGAAGCGTTAGACGCTTTTGTTCCGTACGTGGAGCGTAAGCTAGAAGAAGGCGAGCGATTATTGCACCTCACCCGACATATTTTGGGTATTTTTCAAGGAGAAGCAGGCGGCAAACAGTTCCGTCGTTATCTTTCTGAAAATGGTCATAAAGCCGACGCAAAGATAAATGTATTATTAGAGGCCATTGAATTGGTCAAACATCATCAACAAAAAGGATAA
- a CDS encoding phage tail tape measure protein: MCCLIRSAIAKKQDGIADIVTAAGQSGIEKSQLLQFAESATKMSVAWDVSAEEAGSTLATWRAAMGLTQKNALDLADATNYLSNNMNAKAKDIAAVMVRQGSTAMGRIGFNAEELADMMQQDAQGTLVEVMRGLKDVNATDQGAVISQLFGEEVKGAVAKLVTTLDDDKNGLVAAFAKVANQADRTNSVNDEYANRAATRGHKLAMLGAKFDRMTIVLGDRLLPVLDAVLPPLMSVVDSVADFAEANPQLAFGLLGVAAAIAVVKAGAIAFKLAKLTLGNGRDRFNLGKTKLTSTTDQTTQSANRASRSLDRLNRKLNGLGAGAGYGGIGGKRRGRAGAGRKGGTRGKTLGNSERHSRIGNRLAGLRGYEDQISDRNNPTRRTSASGRFGKFGKLGALKGAGRFFRPLDMAMQGVSLASAMSGGSGTEIGATAGDMVGGMGGAAAGGLAGAAIGSVVPIIGTAIGGIVGSIAGGMGGGALGEWIGSNIGGWFEDDKTDQPAPDAIAKQSQQLQNNNKSITFAPVIHLTPTGNPSYDQQVSDQVIERLKAEFTQGMMGNMDVATMADGRLTDTRGS, from the coding sequence ATGTGTTGTCTTATTAGGAGTGCCATAGCTAAGAAGCAAGACGGCATTGCCGACATCGTCACCGCCGCAGGGCAATCCGGCATCGAAAAAAGTCAACTGCTCCAGTTTGCTGAATCCGCCACCAAAATGAGCGTCGCGTGGGACGTATCGGCAGAAGAGGCCGGTTCCACCCTCGCCACATGGCGCGCGGCCATGGGACTCACCCAAAAGAACGCCCTAGACCTCGCCGACGCCACCAACTACCTAAGCAACAACATGAACGCCAAGGCAAAGGACATTGCCGCCGTCATGGTGCGCCAAGGCTCCACCGCCATGGGGCGCATCGGCTTCAACGCCGAAGAACTGGCCGACATGATGCAACAAGACGCCCAAGGCACTCTTGTAGAAGTCATGCGCGGCCTAAAAGACGTCAACGCCACAGACCAAGGCGCGGTGATTTCGCAACTCTTTGGGGAAGAAGTAAAAGGCGCCGTCGCCAAACTCGTCACCACACTGGACGACGACAAAAACGGCCTCGTAGCCGCCTTTGCCAAAGTCGCCAACCAAGCTGATCGTACCAACAGCGTCAACGACGAATACGCCAACCGCGCCGCCACCCGTGGCCACAAACTCGCCATGCTCGGCGCCAAATTCGACCGCATGACCATCGTACTGGGCGACCGACTCTTACCCGTGCTCGACGCCGTGTTACCGCCGCTCATGTCCGTGGTGGACAGCGTGGCCGACTTTGCCGAAGCCAACCCACAACTTGCTTTCGGATTACTTGGCGTGGCCGCCGCCATCGCCGTGGTCAAAGCCGGTGCCATCGCCTTTAAACTCGCCAAACTCACCTTGGGTAACGGGCGCGATCGCTTCAACCTCGGCAAAACCAAACTCACCAGCACCACCGACCAAACCACCCAAAGCGCCAACCGAGCATCACGCTCCCTCGATAGACTCAACCGCAAACTAAACGGACTCGGCGCAGGCGCGGGTTATGGAGGAATAGGAGGAAAAAGACGTGGTCGAGCAGGAGCAGGAAGAAAGGGAGGAACAAGGGGAAAGACACTAGGAAACAGTGAGCGACACAGTCGAATTGGTAACCGACTCGCAGGTCTAAGAGGTTATGAAGATCAGATTTCAGACCGCAACAACCCAACCAGACGCACCAGCGCAAGCGGCCGATTTGGCAAATTTGGAAAACTCGGTGCCTTAAAAGGCGCAGGGCGATTCTTTCGGCCACTGGACATGGCCATGCAAGGTGTAAGCCTTGCCTCTGCCATGTCAGGCGGCAGCGGAACCGAAATAGGCGCAACCGCAGGCGACATGGTAGGGGGAATGGGTGGTGCCGCCGCTGGCGGATTAGCCGGAGCCGCCATAGGTTCCGTCGTGCCCATTATTGGCACCGCCATTGGGGGCATTGTCGGCTCCATCGCAGGCGGCATGGGTGGTGGCGCATTAGGAGAATGGATCGGCAGTAACATAGGCGGTTGGTTTGAAGACGACAAAACCGACCAACCCGCACCAGACGCCATCGCAAAGCAAAGCCAACAGCTACAAAACAACAACAAAAGCATCACCTTCGCGCCCGTAATCCACCTAACACCGACAGGCAACCCAAGTTACGACCAACAAGTCAGTGACCAAGTAATAGAAAGACTCAAAGCCGAATTCACACAGGGAATGATGGGCAACATGGACGTGGCGACAATGGCCGATGGGAGATTGACGGATACGCGGGGGAGTTAA
- a CDS encoding TrlF family AAA-like ATPase: protein MNVDFEHTMAKFWKCALQVNPASYIKYRGENQNVSEDDYNQKLLEVCLEESIKVVGIADHGNVDSIEKIKETFNSQGVIVFPGFEIASSEKIHLVCLYPEDTSLQTLNNYLYEFDIDTSNGTNPSTKSADFILSTVIGKGGFVYAAHCTDDSGVLKQKLNNIWKNPNLYAAQIPTSLDALKEQGDQANYQIILNKNPDYKRDKKIAIINAKDIEDPETLRRENATCLVKMSKPCFSSFKLAFSDSESRVRLNSDIKEKYYSRIESVRFVGGFLNGIHINYSEHLNALIGGRGTGKSTLIESIRYVLNIEPISNETKAQHLKVIKQNLSSGFAELTVKSAVKHGKLYKISRRYGESPIVKDESGSVSTFSPKDLLPDIEIFGQNEIHEIAKESSEQLKVVERFLNTDKIEKESGISKVKELLVTTRNNIFDLTSNVSSLESDVEDLKAHEEDENRYKELGIDQKLKLLPIVESERSTFKIVLNKMDALKEALKELSESIPCGDFITEELIKEFPDKKIFENSKLALFELKNNINLSIDKMEIDSENSQKKIDLLDKELQESIEKQEDSISKEFKKLAPVEGLTGKQIGEQYRDLIKNIERLKPKRAELLIQQGKLKKEIVTRKDLLAELSEKKTNRATAFEQGVKRLNRKLKGNIKVNYSAERNRLGLIKLIVSYRLPDVAEGRLSWMKGVEEFSAPLLAETIKKGPAALLEKNWGMTSTTADRLSKISNKQIMEIEEFKIDDLVSIELNVSSSEEPLYKKLDSLSTGQQCTALLHMLLLDNQDPLLLDQPEDNLDNAFIAERIVTQVRDAKLTRQFIFATHNANIPVFGDAEWIGVLESTNENATLPIQNQGSIDQPNIQNLAAKILEGGEDAFNRRKEKYGF, encoded by the coding sequence ATGAATGTAGATTTTGAACACACTATGGCAAAATTCTGGAAGTGCGCATTACAAGTAAACCCTGCAAGTTATATAAAGTACCGTGGTGAAAATCAGAATGTTTCAGAAGATGATTATAATCAGAAACTATTAGAAGTCTGCCTTGAGGAATCTATAAAAGTTGTAGGGATAGCCGATCATGGTAATGTTGATTCTATTGAGAAAATCAAAGAAACGTTTAATTCTCAAGGAGTCATTGTATTTCCGGGATTTGAAATTGCATCTAGTGAAAAAATACATTTGGTTTGCTTATATCCAGAAGACACAAGTCTTCAAACTTTAAATAATTACTTATACGAGTTTGATATTGATACTTCTAATGGTACAAATCCATCAACTAAAAGTGCAGACTTTATTTTGTCAACTGTTATAGGTAAAGGTGGCTTTGTGTATGCTGCGCATTGCACAGATGATAGCGGAGTTTTAAAACAAAAATTAAACAATATTTGGAAAAACCCGAATTTATATGCTGCACAAATCCCTACTTCATTAGATGCACTTAAAGAGCAAGGTGATCAAGCAAATTACCAGATTATTCTAAATAAAAATCCTGATTATAAACGAGATAAAAAAATTGCTATTATAAATGCTAAAGATATAGAAGATCCTGAAACATTAAGGAGAGAAAATGCGACTTGTTTGGTGAAAATGTCAAAACCTTGTTTTTCGTCATTTAAATTAGCGTTTTCAGATTCTGAATCCCGTGTTCGCCTCAACTCTGATATTAAAGAAAAATATTACTCTAGAATAGAGTCTGTAAGGTTTGTTGGTGGATTTCTCAATGGAATTCATATCAACTATTCCGAGCATTTAAATGCTTTAATAGGCGGTAGAGGAACAGGTAAATCGACTTTAATAGAGTCAATTCGTTATGTGTTAAATATTGAACCTATTAGTAATGAAACAAAAGCACAACACCTTAAAGTTATAAAGCAGAATCTTAGTTCAGGGTTTGCTGAGTTGACTGTTAAATCAGCAGTAAAACATGGAAAATTATATAAAATATCAAGACGCTATGGTGAATCCCCGATAGTAAAAGATGAAAGTGGATCTGTTTCTACTTTTTCTCCTAAAGACTTATTGCCTGATATTGAAATCTTTGGTCAAAATGAAATTCACGAAATTGCTAAAGAATCAAGTGAACAATTAAAAGTAGTAGAGCGATTTCTAAATACAGATAAAATTGAGAAAGAGTCAGGTATTTCAAAAGTTAAAGAATTGTTAGTAACAACAAGAAATAATATATTTGATTTAACATCTAATGTTTCTAGTTTGGAATCTGATGTAGAAGACTTGAAGGCTCACGAGGAAGATGAAAATAGATATAAAGAGCTTGGAATAGATCAAAAATTGAAACTACTACCAATCGTTGAGTCAGAAAGAAGTACTTTTAAAATCGTTTTAAACAAAATGGACGCGTTAAAGGAAGCACTAAAAGAGCTCTCTGAATCTATCCCATGCGGTGACTTTATAACTGAGGAATTGATTAAGGAATTTCCCGATAAAAAAATATTTGAAAATTCTAAATTGGCGTTATTTGAATTAAAAAACAATATCAATCTATCTATTGATAAAATGGAGATAGATTCAGAAAATTCTCAGAAGAAGATAGATCTACTTGATAAAGAGCTTCAAGAAAGCATAGAGAAACAAGAAGACTCCATCAGTAAAGAGTTTAAAAAGTTGGCCCCTGTTGAAGGTTTAACTGGAAAACAAATTGGTGAGCAATATCGGGATCTAATTAAAAATATCGAGAGATTAAAACCCAAGCGTGCGGAACTTTTAATTCAACAAGGTAAACTGAAAAAAGAAATAGTTACAAGAAAGGATCTACTGGCTGAGTTGTCCGAGAAAAAAACAAACAGAGCTACTGCCTTTGAACAGGGCGTAAAAAGGCTGAATAGAAAATTAAAGGGTAATATAAAGGTAAATTACTCAGCAGAAAGAAATAGACTTGGATTAATAAAGCTTATTGTAAGCTATCGTTTACCTGATGTTGCTGAGGGAAGACTTTCTTGGATGAAAGGAGTAGAGGAGTTCTCGGCCCCTCTACTAGCAGAAACTATTAAGAAAGGACCGGCTGCTTTATTAGAAAAAAATTGGGGAATGACTTCTACTACCGCTGATAGATTATCAAAAATCAGCAATAAACAAATAATGGAAATTGAAGAGTTTAAGATCGATGATCTGGTTAGCATTGAGTTGAATGTTTCGAGTAGTGAAGAGCCTTTATATAAAAAACTTGATTCATTATCAACAGGTCAACAGTGCACAGCATTATTGCACATGCTCTTACTTGATAACCAAGACCCTCTACTTTTGGATCAACCAGAAGATAATCTAGACAATGCATTTATAGCAGAGCGAATTGTTACTCAGGTGCGAGATGCTAAACTAACTAGACAGTTTATTTTTGCTACTCATAACGCAAACATCCCTGTTTTTGGTGACGCGGAGTGGATTGGAGTTTTGGAGTCAACGAATGAAAATGCAACTTTGCCTATTCAGAATCAAGGCTCAATAGATCAGCCAAATATCCAGAATCTTGCTGCCAAAATTCTTGAAGGTGGCGAGGATGCATTTAATAGAAGAAAAGAAAAATATGGATTTTAA
- a CDS encoding type II toxin-antitoxin system RelE/ParE family toxin, which yields MIKTFKHKGLKKYFETGSVSGIQAKHQRKIRMQLAAIDTAQEIEDINLPGFNLHPLKGNRDGIWSITVNGNWRITFEFVDGNAYILNYEDYH from the coding sequence ATGATCAAAACATTCAAACACAAAGGCCTTAAAAAATACTTCGAAACAGGAAGCGTTTCCGGTATTCAAGCAAAGCATCAGCGTAAAATACGTATGCAACTTGCTGCGATCGATACCGCCCAAGAGATTGAGGATATCAATTTACCCGGTTTTAACTTGCATCCGTTAAAGGGAAACCGAGATGGGATTTGGTCTATTACTGTGAACGGGAATTGGCGTATTACTTTCGAATTTGTTGATGGTAATGCTTACATTCTCAACTATGAGGACTATCACTAA
- a CDS encoding HigA family addiction module antitoxin, whose product MNMHNPPHPGEFIYDVYLEPAGFSCRFLAKQLDVASSTLSRVLKGQSAVSPEMALRLSKALGRTPESWLAMQDAYDLWQAKQHLNLANVHPVNFAVA is encoded by the coding sequence ATGAATATGCACAACCCGCCACACCCAGGCGAATTTATTTACGATGTTTATCTTGAGCCAGCGGGTTTTAGTTGCCGCTTTTTGGCCAAGCAATTGGATGTCGCTTCGTCCACGTTAAGCCGTGTGCTGAAAGGGCAGAGCGCTGTGTCGCCTGAAATGGCATTGCGTTTGTCTAAAGCGCTTGGCAGAACACCAGAGAGCTGGCTGGCCATGCAGGATGCCTATGATCTTTGGCAGGCTAAGCAACATCTAAATTTAGCGAATGTTCACCCTGTCAATTTTGCAGTGGCCTAG